The following coding sequences lie in one Brevibacterium marinum genomic window:
- a CDS encoding S8 family serine peptidase: MTSEPARASTAAERPRVRKRTARFAVVGSLVLGLVLGTTQPALAAPEPGPGQWYIKKYGIDDMWKKSTGEGAKVAVIDSGVNTEHEDLKGVVSKSKDFSGLDKDGKTPIGGKTTIHHGTAVSGVIAGQGKGAGPTGVAPDADILSASMWLGPDRPEESGSTREQADQAIRWAVDSGAEVINMSLGWDDPAWPQSWDESFAYAYEKDVVVVACVGNASQGATQAWSPSTVPGVIGVGGLGKDNKVLEESTAPGTAVDLMGPAEDIPIPYYSGGYAEGQGCSFASPIVSGVAALIRAEDPDLSADEVTAQLTSTAKPVPGHKGQSEKGEPDPIVGWGRIDPKAAMSAEVPKTVPSAAGDLEDWVTMHRRAKADPAETGTAAPAEENNPKAVAPKDVVSSQSTPMFGFSVLGAGGVIAVILFVISTVVFVRRRR, encoded by the coding sequence GTGACGTCCGAGCCCGCCCGCGCATCGACAGCAGCCGAGCGCCCACGTGTCCGAAAGCGCACCGCGAGATTCGCCGTCGTCGGCTCACTCGTGCTGGGTCTGGTCCTGGGCACGACTCAGCCGGCCTTGGCGGCGCCGGAGCCCGGCCCGGGGCAGTGGTACATCAAGAAGTACGGCATCGACGATATGTGGAAGAAGTCCACGGGCGAAGGTGCGAAGGTCGCCGTCATCGACTCCGGCGTCAACACCGAACACGAGGACCTCAAAGGCGTGGTCAGCAAGTCCAAGGACTTCAGCGGACTCGACAAGGACGGCAAGACCCCCATCGGCGGGAAGACCACGATCCATCACGGCACTGCCGTCTCGGGAGTCATCGCCGGCCAGGGCAAGGGCGCCGGGCCCACAGGAGTCGCCCCCGACGCCGACATCCTCTCCGCTTCGATGTGGCTGGGGCCCGACCGGCCGGAGGAGTCGGGTTCGACCCGTGAACAGGCCGACCAGGCGATCCGGTGGGCTGTCGACTCCGGAGCCGAGGTCATCAACATGTCGCTGGGCTGGGACGACCCTGCCTGGCCGCAGAGCTGGGATGAGTCCTTCGCCTACGCCTATGAGAAGGACGTCGTCGTCGTGGCCTGCGTCGGCAATGCCTCGCAGGGGGCGACACAGGCGTGGTCGCCGTCGACGGTTCCCGGTGTCATCGGCGTCGGCGGTCTGGGCAAGGACAACAAGGTGCTCGAAGAATCCACCGCCCCCGGCACGGCCGTGGACCTCATGGGACCCGCCGAGGACATCCCGATCCCGTACTACTCGGGCGGCTATGCCGAAGGGCAGGGGTGCTCCTTCGCCTCACCCATCGTCTCGGGAGTCGCGGCGCTGATACGCGCGGAGGACCCGGACCTCAGCGCCGACGAGGTCACCGCCCAACTGACGTCGACGGCCAAGCCCGTGCCCGGCCACAAAGGTCAGAGTGAGAAGGGCGAGCCGGATCCGATCGTCGGGTGGGGCCGGATCGATCCGAAGGCGGCGATGTCGGCCGAGGTGCCGAAGACGGTGCCCAGCGCGGCCGGCGACCTCGAGGACTGGGTGACGATGCACAGGCGCGCGAAGGCAGACCCGGCCGAGACCGGAACAGCCGCACCGGCAGAGGAGAACAACCCGAAGGCGGTCGCGCCCAAGGACGTCGTCTCATCGCAGTCGACACCTATGTTCGGGTTCTCGGTTCTGGGCGCCGGAGGCGTCATCGCGGTGATCCTGTTCGTGATCTCGACGGTGGTTTTCGTTCGTCGACGGCGGTGA
- a CDS encoding NAD(P)/FAD-dependent oxidoreductase, with protein sequence MALIRNSKLRPRILVVGGGYLGLVTAQNLLKNLGRGEATVTVVDPNPYMTYLPFLPEVAAGSVEPRHAVVPLRRNLSGAEVITAKVTSINHGDKFVTVEPENDEAFELDYDHIVMAAGSVARALPIPGLKENAIALKRIEEAVALRDHLLSRLADASLMEDDDERRKALTFVFVGGGFAGIELIAELEDVIRSAVAQYETLTEADVRFVLVEALERVMPEVGEAQARWVVEHLRERGIDVYLETFLEDCTDKHIKLSSGEEFDADTIVWSAGVKANPILVDSDLPLDERGRVTVRADLRVEGDNGVVEGAWAAGDNAAVPDLSGGGVGGYCVPNAQHAVRQAPVLAANVLAALRGETEFKQYFHKTIGTVAGLGLYKGVSQMGDFEARGTLAWLMHRAYHGYAIPTVDRKVRVFGNWILNAVLGRDTMPLADLDVPRKNFVEAANSKPAPKKESAKA encoded by the coding sequence ATGGCACTCATCAGAAACTCAAAACTGCGTCCTCGAATCCTCGTCGTCGGTGGCGGCTACCTCGGTCTCGTTACCGCTCAGAATCTGTTGAAGAACCTTGGTCGTGGCGAAGCCACAGTGACCGTGGTCGATCCCAATCCGTACATGACCTACCTGCCGTTCCTCCCCGAGGTGGCGGCCGGTTCCGTCGAACCGCGTCACGCCGTCGTGCCTCTGCGTCGCAACCTCTCCGGTGCTGAGGTCATCACCGCGAAGGTCACCTCGATCAACCACGGCGACAAGTTCGTCACGGTCGAGCCCGAGAACGACGAAGCATTCGAACTCGACTACGACCACATCGTCATGGCCGCCGGTTCGGTGGCGCGTGCTCTGCCGATCCCCGGCCTCAAGGAGAACGCCATCGCCCTCAAGCGCATCGAGGAAGCCGTCGCACTGCGCGATCACCTCCTCAGCCGCTTGGCCGATGCCTCCCTGATGGAAGACGATGACGAGCGTCGCAAGGCGCTGACCTTCGTCTTCGTCGGCGGCGGATTCGCCGGCATCGAGCTCATCGCGGAACTCGAAGACGTCATCCGCTCCGCTGTGGCGCAGTACGAGACGCTGACCGAAGCCGATGTCCGCTTCGTCCTCGTCGAGGCCCTCGAGCGTGTCATGCCCGAGGTCGGCGAAGCTCAGGCTCGCTGGGTCGTCGAGCACCTGCGTGAGCGCGGCATCGACGTCTACCTCGAGACCTTCCTCGAGGACTGCACCGACAAGCACATCAAGCTCTCCAGCGGTGAAGAATTCGACGCCGACACGATCGTGTGGTCGGCCGGTGTCAAGGCCAACCCGATCCTCGTCGACTCCGACCTGCCTCTCGACGAGCGCGGCCGGGTGACCGTGCGCGCCGATCTGCGGGTCGAGGGCGACAACGGTGTGGTCGAAGGCGCATGGGCTGCCGGCGACAACGCCGCCGTGCCTGATCTCTCCGGTGGCGGTGTGGGTGGTTACTGCGTGCCCAACGCCCAGCACGCTGTGCGTCAGGCTCCCGTGCTGGCTGCCAACGTTCTCGCCGCACTGCGCGGAGAGACCGAGTTTAAGCAGTACTTCCACAAGACCATCGGAACCGTTGCCGGCCTCGGGCTGTACAAGGGCGTCTCGCAGATGGGCGACTTCGAAGCCCGTGGCACTCTGGCCTGGCTGATGCACCGCGCCTACCACGGCTACGCGATCCCCACCGTGGATCGCAAGGTCAGGGTCTTCGGCAACTGGATCCTCAACGCCGTCCTCGGACGCGACACCATGCCGCTGGCAGACCTCGATGTTCCGCGCAAGAACTTCGTCGAGGCGGCTAACTCGAAGCCGGCTCCCAAGAAGGAATCGGCCAAGGCCTGA
- a CDS encoding septum formation initiator family protein — MVPSKPRNSAPKSAPGRAAPRRRPKPVVEAQPTDDTRRRKLSWRTGIFLLVIAIVLVTFLPSINSALKQAQQIAALNNEIESTKSEVEGLQEKNENLKDPAYIKRKARKDQYYVEEGKNAVIVTNQEAIDGDDSDTDRPQRKQAWYLELLESIQEVGNTVEKG; from the coding sequence ATGGTTCCGAGTAAGCCCAGAAACAGCGCTCCGAAATCGGCTCCGGGCAGAGCCGCTCCCCGCAGACGCCCCAAACCGGTCGTCGAGGCCCAGCCCACCGACGACACCCGGAGGCGGAAGCTGTCCTGGCGCACGGGCATCTTCCTCCTCGTCATCGCCATCGTGCTCGTCACATTCCTGCCCTCGATCAACTCCGCGCTCAAACAGGCCCAGCAGATCGCGGCGCTCAACAACGAGATCGAATCGACGAAGTCCGAGGTCGAAGGGCTGCAGGAGAAGAACGAGAACCTCAAAGACCCCGCGTACATCAAGCGCAAGGCCCGCAAGGATCAGTACTACGTCGAAGAGGGGAAGAACGCGGTCATCGTCACCAACCAGGAGGCGATCGACGGTGACGATTCGGATACGGACCGCCCGCAACGCAAACAAGCCTGGTACCTTGAGTTGCTGGAGTCGATTCAAGAGGTCGGCAATACCGTGGAGAAGGGCTGA
- a CDS encoding winged helix-turn-helix transcriptional regulator, whose product MLTLRLLVIDGLVTREAVADVPPRVEYARTELGRSLQEPVAALRRWAVTKCLSHRGQPGPSNAEPVGVRDPDCEGKSGSPQKDISWSRSPRAPRSVHAAHLRRGTCAASPSEPNCS is encoded by the coding sequence ATGTTGACGCTGCGTTTGCTGGTCATCGATGGGCTCGTGACCAGAGAGGCAGTCGCCGATGTTCCGCCGCGGGTGGAATACGCCCGGACCGAGCTCGGCCGGTCCCTGCAGGAGCCCGTGGCCGCCTTGCGGCGGTGGGCGGTAACTAAATGTCTCAGCCATCGAGGGCAACCGGGGCCATCAAACGCGGAGCCGGTAGGCGTGAGAGACCCTGACTGCGAAGGGAAGAGCGGTTCGCCACAAAAGGACATCAGCTGGTCAAGATCTCCGCGAGCACCTCGGTCAGTTCACGCAGCTCACCTGCGACGCGGTACATGCGCGGCGAGCCCGAGTGAACCCAATTGTTCGTGA
- a CDS encoding Ppx/GppA phosphatase family protein, whose translation MRVAAFDCGTNSLRLLIADVDEQGRMTELRRETRIVRLGQGVDATGEFAPEALERTFAVAREFAEVAAEFSPEKLRFIATSASRDVKNRDEFFAGIFNILGVVPDVITGDEEAHLSFLGATAGHGLDSGPFIVMDLGGGSTELVLGTRDVTSAVSMDIGSVRLTERHMSADVPDQGQIQAAIADIDGHLDKAAEAVDLAAPRTMIGVAGTVTTLTAGILDLASYQRDRIHGTHLRVEDIDGQADKLLSMTRDARAALPYMHPGRVDVIAAGGLLFARIAARMDAAVKAAGAELDIMVSETDILDGTALDLARRQS comes from the coding sequence ATGCGAGTTGCCGCCTTCGACTGCGGAACCAATTCCCTGCGCCTGCTCATCGCCGACGTCGACGAACAGGGGAGAATGACCGAGCTTCGTCGTGAGACCCGGATCGTCCGCCTCGGGCAGGGGGTGGACGCGACGGGTGAGTTCGCCCCCGAGGCCCTCGAACGCACGTTCGCCGTGGCCCGGGAGTTCGCCGAGGTGGCCGCCGAGTTCTCGCCGGAGAAGCTGAGGTTCATCGCGACCTCCGCCAGCCGTGATGTGAAGAATCGGGACGAATTCTTCGCCGGGATCTTCAACATCCTCGGCGTCGTGCCCGATGTCATCACCGGTGACGAAGAGGCCCACCTGTCATTCCTCGGGGCCACCGCCGGTCATGGGCTCGACAGCGGGCCGTTCATCGTCATGGACCTCGGCGGCGGTTCCACCGAGCTGGTCCTCGGCACCCGGGACGTCACCTCGGCGGTGAGCATGGACATCGGATCCGTGCGTCTGACCGAACGCCATATGTCCGCCGACGTCCCGGACCAGGGGCAGATCCAAGCGGCCATCGCCGACATCGACGGTCACCTCGACAAGGCGGCAGAGGCTGTCGACCTCGCCGCGCCCCGGACGATGATCGGAGTCGCTGGCACCGTCACCACGCTCACCGCAGGCATCCTCGATCTGGCCAGCTACCAACGTGACCGCATCCATGGCACCCATCTGCGCGTCGAGGACATCGACGGCCAGGCGGACAAGCTGTTGAGCATGACCAGGGACGCTCGTGCGGCGCTGCCGTACATGCATCCCGGTCGCGTCGATGTGATCGCGGCGGGGGGACTGCTGTTCGCCCGCATCGCCGCCCGTATGGACGCAGCAGTCAAGGCAGCGGGAGCTGAACTCGACATCATGGTCTCGGAGACGGACATCCTCGACGGCACCGCGCTCGATCTCGCGCGCCGACAGTCGTGA
- a CDS encoding DUF501 domain-containing protein: protein MITECTEADFAVLKDQLGRIPRGVVGIAARSTSGEPLVVATAPRLEDGTPFPTTFYLTHPAFVAECSRLEASGIMAEWTAELSDDDELAAAYAKAHSAYLATRSEIGETAGITEVAEIKDFSAGGMPTRVKCLHALVGHTLAAGPGINPIGDRAISFMTDVPAISDGTAASAEPSE from the coding sequence ATGATCACAGAGTGCACCGAGGCGGACTTCGCAGTCCTGAAGGACCAACTCGGGCGGATTCCGCGCGGCGTCGTCGGGATTGCGGCTCGGAGCACCTCCGGTGAACCCCTGGTCGTGGCGACAGCACCACGCTTGGAGGACGGGACTCCGTTCCCCACCACGTTCTACCTCACCCACCCCGCCTTCGTCGCCGAATGCTCGCGCCTCGAAGCCTCGGGGATCATGGCCGAATGGACCGCGGAGCTCTCCGACGATGACGAGCTCGCGGCCGCTTATGCCAAGGCCCATTCCGCCTATCTGGCGACCCGCTCCGAGATCGGCGAGACAGCCGGAATCACCGAGGTGGCCGAGATCAAGGACTTCTCCGCCGGTGGCATGCCCACCCGTGTGAAATGCCTGCACGCCCTCGTCGGGCATACGCTGGCCGCCGGGCCGGGAATCAACCCGATCGGTGACCGCGCGATCTCCTTCATGACCGATGTACCTGCGATTTCCGACGGCACAGCAGCATCGGCCGAGCCGAGCGAATAG
- the eno gene encoding phosphopyruvate hydratase gives MAEIVAANAREILDSRGNPTVEVEVLLADESVGRAGVPSGASTGEFEAVELRDGDPERYLGKGVTNAVDAVVDEVHEVIVGLESDDQRLVDQALIELDGTENKSRLGANAILGTSLAVARAAAVSADLPLYRYLGGPNAHVMPVPMMNILNGGSHADSNVDIQEFMIAPIGAASFHEGLQWSVEVYHALKGVLKERGLSTGLGDEGGFAPNLDSNAAALDLIVEAIDLAGHRPGRDIAVALDVASSEFYSDGAYEFEGGKKSAEDMAAYYEDLLARYPLVSIEDPLDENDWEGWATLTASIGSKVQLVGDDLFVTNPERLQRGIDSSTANSLLVKVNQIGTLTETLEAVSLAQTHGYTTMISHRSGETEDTTIADLAVATNAGQIKAGAPARSERVAKYNQLLRIEEQLGDAARYAGRGAFPRFNG, from the coding sequence GTGGCTGAGATCGTTGCCGCAAACGCCCGTGAAATCCTGGATTCCCGGGGAAATCCCACCGTCGAGGTGGAAGTGCTGTTGGCCGATGAGTCCGTCGGGCGTGCCGGTGTCCCGTCCGGGGCCTCCACCGGCGAGTTCGAAGCGGTCGAACTGCGTGACGGTGACCCCGAGCGCTACCTGGGCAAAGGCGTCACCAATGCAGTTGACGCCGTCGTCGACGAGGTCCATGAAGTCATCGTCGGTCTCGAGAGTGACGATCAGCGTCTGGTCGACCAGGCTCTGATCGAACTCGACGGAACCGAGAACAAGTCCCGTTTGGGTGCCAACGCCATCCTGGGCACCTCGCTGGCGGTGGCTCGCGCGGCCGCCGTGTCCGCGGACTTGCCGCTCTACCGCTATCTGGGTGGACCGAACGCCCACGTCATGCCCGTGCCGATGATGAATATCCTCAACGGCGGCTCACATGCCGATTCCAACGTCGACATCCAGGAATTCATGATCGCCCCGATCGGAGCCGCGAGCTTCCACGAGGGGCTGCAGTGGAGCGTCGAGGTCTACCATGCCCTCAAGGGCGTGCTCAAGGAACGCGGACTGTCCACCGGGCTCGGCGACGAGGGCGGATTTGCGCCCAACCTCGACTCCAACGCCGCCGCTCTCGACCTCATCGTTGAGGCGATCGACCTCGCCGGGCACCGTCCCGGTCGTGACATTGCCGTGGCCCTCGACGTGGCGTCCTCGGAGTTCTACTCCGATGGAGCCTACGAGTTCGAGGGTGGGAAGAAGTCGGCCGAGGACATGGCCGCCTACTACGAGGATCTGCTCGCCAGATACCCGCTGGTGTCCATCGAAGATCCGCTCGACGAGAACGACTGGGAGGGGTGGGCAACCCTGACCGCGTCCATCGGTTCGAAGGTTCAGCTCGTCGGCGACGACCTGTTCGTGACGAACCCCGAACGGCTCCAGCGCGGCATCGACAGCAGCACCGCGAACTCGCTGCTCGTCAAGGTCAACCAGATCGGCACGCTGACAGAGACCCTCGAGGCTGTGTCGTTGGCGCAGACCCACGGCTACACGACGATGATCTCGCACCGTTCGGGTGAGACCGAGGATACGACGATCGCCGATCTGGCCGTGGCTACGAACGCAGGCCAGATCAAGGCCGGGGCTCCGGCACGGTCCGAGCGTGTGGCCAAGTACAACCAGCTGCTGCGCATCGAAGAGCAGCTCGGCGATGCCGCCCGCTACGCCGGACGCGGAGCCTTCCCGCGCTTCAACGGCTGA